One segment of Magnetospirillum sp. 15-1 DNA contains the following:
- a CDS encoding low molecular weight protein-tyrosine-phosphatase, which translates to MVKVLFVCTGNICRSPTAEGVFRALVEAEGLAGRIGVDSAGTHAYHVGEPPDRRSTEAARRRGFELKHLRARQLTKTDFDEFDLLLAMDRGHMDLMERACPPEYRERLALFLSFAPQLELRDVPDPYYGQGDGFERVLDMIEAGAAGLLAHIRQRLL; encoded by the coding sequence GTGGTCAAGGTTCTGTTCGTCTGCACCGGCAACATCTGCCGTTCGCCCACCGCCGAAGGAGTGTTCCGCGCCCTGGTGGAGGCCGAGGGATTGGCCGGTCGCATCGGCGTCGATTCGGCCGGTACCCACGCCTATCACGTGGGAGAGCCGCCCGACCGCCGCTCCACCGAGGCGGCGCGGCGGCGGGGCTTCGAGCTGAAGCATCTGCGGGCCCGTCAGTTGACGAAAACCGATTTCGACGAATTCGATCTGCTGCTGGCCATGGACCGGGGGCACATGGACCTGATGGAGCGGGCCTGCCCGCCCGAATACCGCGAGCGGCTGGCGCTGTTCCTGTCCTTCGCCCCGCAGTTGGAACTGCGGGACGTTCCCGATCCCTATTACGGCCAGGGCGACGGCTTCGAGCGGGTTCTGGACATGATCGAGGCGGGGGCGGCGGGCCTGCTGGCCCATATCCGCCAGAGGCTGCTTTAG
- a CDS encoding hemerythrin domain-containing protein, whose product MAIQWQDAMSIGVPDLDADHRALIDLINGFEACLEAGDEPGTGAVMRDLVGLIADHFSREENLLSGIGCPSFYAHRDSHDAVADRIHLLRRRYLVATDSDTRRDIATTLLGFIRTSLMDHILTEDNAMGRRMAPAADQRPLPPAPSGPPPSTAKAPPQQDVEYSLPPHLAHLLTRLNYIQAELPRPRGGFDSFEALCAEAVARRMEEVLVVFHKHNPAFHHSLPLPFVLSPDFVPPLRRAVERLIMPELLKSRLLRQMTTRCDWRTVDGDSFWDYVDNALADDMLERWRMAWDELKLVERVKDDGSRVFQVKETTRALRDMLQPPSPEAYDLPRIGNTEIETLKSLFDPTRDLAGGLHAAWQRCHDLYEQEMEPRVFQQTAREGALRDYLLLAHQQYAGHWGEFLTLTAHRVFGRVTTFFLERFITNLGRTEQERAAHMPYLMRYLHQVRDRPEIRRREREEEAEWQAQRQELRNVLKGITAAA is encoded by the coding sequence ATGGCCATTCAATGGCAGGACGCCATGTCCATTGGCGTTCCCGACCTGGATGCCGATCATCGGGCGCTGATTGACCTGATCAACGGCTTCGAAGCCTGCCTGGAGGCCGGAGACGAGCCGGGGACCGGCGCCGTGATGCGCGATCTGGTCGGGCTGATCGCCGACCATTTCAGTCGCGAGGAAAACCTGCTGTCCGGCATCGGCTGCCCCAGCTTCTACGCCCATCGCGACAGCCATGACGCGGTGGCCGACCGTATCCATCTGTTGCGGCGACGCTATCTGGTCGCCACCGATTCCGACACCAGGCGCGACATCGCCACCACTTTGCTGGGTTTCATAAGGACGTCCCTGATGGATCACATTTTGACCGAGGACAACGCCATGGGCCGACGGATGGCTCCCGCCGCCGATCAGCGGCCCCTGCCGCCGGCGCCGTCCGGGCCGCCGCCGTCTACGGCCAAGGCCCCGCCACAGCAGGACGTGGAATACAGCCTGCCGCCCCATCTGGCCCATCTGCTGACCCGCCTGAACTACATCCAGGCCGAACTGCCCCGGCCGCGCGGTGGTTTCGACTCGTTCGAGGCCCTGTGCGCCGAGGCGGTGGCCCGGCGCATGGAGGAGGTGCTGGTGGTGTTTCACAAGCACAATCCCGCCTTCCACCACAGTCTGCCGCTGCCTTTCGTTCTGTCGCCCGACTTCGTGCCCCCCTTGCGGCGGGCGGTCGAGCGCCTGATCATGCCGGAACTGCTGAAAAGCCGCCTGCTGCGCCAGATGACCACCCGCTGCGACTGGCGGACGGTGGACGGCGACAGCTTCTGGGATTACGTGGATAACGCCTTGGCCGACGATATGCTGGAACGCTGGCGGATGGCCTGGGACGAGTTGAAACTGGTGGAGCGCGTCAAGGACGACGGCAGCCGCGTCTTCCAGGTCAAGGAGACCACCAGGGCGCTGCGCGACATGCTGCAGCCGCCCTCGCCCGAGGCCTACGACCTGCCGCGCATCGGCAATACCGAGATCGAGACGCTGAAATCCCTGTTCGACCCCACCCGCGATCTGGCCGGGGGGCTGCACGCCGCCTGGCAGCGTTGCCACGACCTGTACGAGCAGGAGATGGAGCCCCGGGTCTTCCAGCAGACGGCGCGGGAAGGGGCGCTGCGCGATTACCTGCTGCTCGCCCACCAGCAATATGCCGGCCATTGGGGCGAGTTCCTGACCCTGACCGCCCACCGGGTGTTCGGTCGGGTCACCACCTTCTTTCTCGAGCGCTTCATCACCAATCTGGGCCGTACCGAACAGGAGCGGGCCGCCCACATGCCCTATCTCATGCGCTACCTGCATCAGGTCCGCGACCGCCCGGAAATCCGCCGCCGCGAGCGGGAGGAGGAGGCGGAATGGCAGGCCCAGCGCCAGGAACTGCGGAACGTCCTCAAGGGTATCACCGCCGCCGCCTGA
- the cobB gene encoding Sir2 family NAD+-dependent deacetylase, with product MPALPKEGSIVVLTGAGISKESGLDTFRDKDGIWSRVRLEDVATPDGFRRDPARVHAFYNARRRSLAEGDIHPNPAHQALARLEMEWPGDVLVVTQNIDDLHERAGSGNLIHMHGELLKIRCQKCASPFAWTGDLGLEDKCPDCHRVGSLRPHVVWFGEMPLDMERIFEALEDCALFVSIGTSGHVYPAAGFVQTVRARGRAHTVELNLEPSEGASLFRETRMGPASRLVPAFVEELLSR from the coding sequence ATGCCCGCCCTTCCCAAGGAAGGTTCCATCGTCGTGTTGACCGGAGCCGGAATTTCCAAGGAATCCGGCCTGGATACCTTCCGCGACAAGGACGGCATCTGGTCCAGGGTGCGCCTGGAGGACGTGGCGACTCCCGACGGCTTCCGCCGCGACCCGGCCAGGGTGCACGCCTTCTACAACGCCCGGCGGCGCAGTCTGGCGGAAGGCGACATCCATCCCAACCCGGCCCACCAGGCCCTGGCGCGGCTAGAGATGGAATGGCCGGGCGACGTCCTGGTGGTCACCCAGAACATCGACGACCTGCACGAGCGGGCGGGATCGGGGAACCTGATTCACATGCATGGCGAGTTGCTGAAGATCCGTTGCCAGAAATGCGCCAGCCCGTTCGCCTGGACCGGGGATCTGGGGCTCGAGGACAAGTGCCCCGATTGCCACCGGGTGGGCAGCCTGCGCCCCCATGTGGTGTGGTTCGGCGAGATGCCGCTGGATATGGAACGCATCTTCGAGGCGCTGGAGGACTGCGCCCTGTTCGTCTCCATCGGCACGTCGGGCCATGTCTACCCGGCGGCCGGCTTCGTCCAGACGGTCCGCGCCCGGGGCCGCGCCCACACCGTCGAGCTCAATCTCGAGCCCTCGGAGGGTGCTTCGCTGTTCCGTGAAACCCGCATGGGGCCTGCGTCGCGGCTGGTTCCCGCCTTCGTCGAAGAGCTGTTGTCACGCTAA
- a CDS encoding aspartyl/asparaginyl beta-hydroxylase domain-containing protein, whose protein sequence is MSACLSRVSVRSAPEPLHPWQSVTLHSGLVLHGPVDIACDAEALTVQFDRLDASAGEEARTCFGSIDGSWTAMALMERDGMGAGKPTPLLAEMPMVSDLISRLPAVVRGVHILRQGPRGLLDWHFEAQAIHHEECRVLVPVHAPAGAVTLLGHQAVAYAEGQPWAGDFTFPHRVENPGDTQRIVLALDMQSSPALARLLPPGLGAETKRRAALATEACNALLAWRWAGQRADVLTPGTA, encoded by the coding sequence ATGTCGGCATGCTTGTCCCGTGTGAGCGTCCGCTCCGCCCCGGAGCCGTTGCACCCCTGGCAGTCCGTCACCCTCCATAGCGGTCTGGTCCTGCATGGCCCCGTGGACATCGCCTGCGATGCCGAGGCTCTGACCGTCCAGTTCGACCGCCTGGACGCCAGTGCCGGGGAAGAGGCGCGCACCTGCTTCGGTTCCATCGACGGAAGCTGGACGGCCATGGCGCTGATGGAGCGCGACGGCATGGGGGCGGGGAAGCCCACGCCGCTGCTGGCGGAGATGCCGATGGTCTCCGACCTGATCTCGCGGCTGCCCGCCGTCGTCCGCGGCGTCCACATCCTGCGGCAGGGGCCGAGGGGGCTGCTCGACTGGCACTTCGAGGCCCAGGCCATCCACCACGAGGAATGCCGGGTCCTGGTGCCGGTCCATGCGCCGGCCGGCGCCGTGACCCTGCTGGGGCATCAGGCGGTGGCCTATGCCGAGGGCCAGCCCTGGGCCGGCGACTTCACCTTTCCCCATCGCGTGGAGAATCCGGGCGATACGCAGCGGATCGTGCTGGCTCTCGACATGCAATCCTCGCCCGCTCTGGCCCGGCTGCTGCCGCCCGGCCTGGGGGCGGAGACCAAGCGCCGCGCAGCCCTGGCGACGGAGGCCTGCAACGCCTTGCTGGCGTGGCGGTGGGCCGGCCAGCGGGCGGATGTTTTGACCCCGGGAACCGCCTGA